From Bdellovibrio svalbardensis, one genomic window encodes:
- a CDS encoding response regulator encodes MFPNTTKFLVVDDFATMRKIIKKVLTELGYTNVEEADDGKTALPMIQAAHDAGKPYEFIISDWNMPGMQGIDLLKACKADPRFKSTPFMLVTAESEQKHILEAAKAGVSDYVVKPFNSQTLKGKMERVYAKHYPSAKAS; translated from the coding sequence ATGTTTCCAAATACAACAAAGTTTTTAGTGGTGGATGACTTCGCAACTATGCGAAAGATCATCAAAAAAGTCCTAACTGAGCTTGGTTATACCAATGTCGAGGAAGCGGATGACGGCAAAACAGCCCTTCCGATGATCCAGGCAGCTCATGACGCAGGTAAGCCTTATGAATTCATCATTTCTGACTGGAATATGCCAGGAATGCAGGGAATTGACCTTCTTAAGGCCTGCAAGGCAGACCCTCGCTTCAAATCAACACCTTTTATGTTGGTTACCGCAGAGTCTGAGCAAAAACATATTTTAGAAGCCGCGAAGGCTGGAGTTTCTGACTACGTTGTTAAGCCTTTCAACTCCCAAACTTTGAAGGGCAAGATGGAAAGAGTGTACGCGAAGCACTATCCATCAGCGAAAGCGTCTTAA
- a CDS encoding helix-turn-helix domain-containing protein, whose protein sequence is MLRDVLIQKGLSNREAEVAELVSKGLSNKEVANQLFVTEKTVKFHLTNIYKKMNVKSRAQLIVWCLPHLGFVESEIRAENNNQSAATTTAFNNNATQTIPAGSATVAGATTLPGGGMNRNGNSDIGMGGI, encoded by the coding sequence ATGCTCAGAGATGTCCTCATTCAAAAAGGTCTTTCAAATAGAGAGGCAGAAGTTGCTGAACTTGTGTCTAAAGGCTTGTCCAACAAGGAAGTTGCGAACCAGCTTTTTGTAACTGAAAAAACAGTTAAATTTCACCTCACTAATATTTATAAAAAAATGAATGTGAAGTCGCGTGCACAGTTGATCGTATGGTGCTTGCCTCACCTTGGTTTTGTTGAAAGCGAAATTCGCGCTGAAAACAACAATCAAAGTGCAGCAACTACGACTGCATTCAATAACAACGCAACTCAAACAATCCCTGCGGGATCTGCGACTGTTGCGGGCGCTACAACTCTTCCAGGTGGCGGAATGAACCGTAATGGTAATTCAGACATCGGTATGGGTGGCATCTAA
- a CDS encoding chemotaxis protein CheX, translated as MSAAPKVEALNPLFDKRLINAFVDGVLKTLKTIASTDASPGKPFIEPQFVLKGEIAGMVGMVAPPLKGTLLISYGKDSIFHILENMLGEKYSEINGEVSDAVGEMTNMIYGSAKTTLNQLGYNFEMAIPTVISGDFKISHADKGATLVIPFNLTNGSTFYVEITVQ; from the coding sequence ATGTCTGCTGCACCCAAAGTGGAAGCACTCAACCCTCTATTCGATAAAAGGCTGATTAACGCCTTTGTTGACGGAGTTTTAAAAACCTTAAAAACAATCGCCTCGACCGATGCGAGCCCGGGAAAACCCTTCATCGAACCACAGTTCGTTTTGAAGGGTGAAATCGCCGGCATGGTCGGCATGGTCGCCCCTCCCCTCAAAGGCACTCTTTTGATCTCTTATGGCAAAGACAGCATCTTCCACATCCTGGAGAATATGCTGGGCGAAAAATACTCTGAGATCAACGGCGAGGTCTCTGATGCCGTGGGCGAAATGACAAATATGATTTATGGGTCTGCTAAAACAACCCTGAATCAACTTGGTTATAATTTCGAGATGGCGATTCCAACTGTTATCTCTGGTGACTTTAAAATTTCTCATGCTGATAAGGGCGCCACTCTGGTTATCCCCTTCAACTTGACCAACGGATCCACTTTTTATGTGGAGATCACGGTGCAATAA
- a CDS encoding trypsin-like serine peptidase encodes MRICRAFIVVCLLAILWQTIAMESALAQEQTASFVGSLGRFAKPGQRQALPGKFLRKQIQDSTGFPLRTIGHIETSGRKLGSCTGTLVGDRYVLTAAHCVYNLETKMWINDLKFIPGQTGQNIMTFDPVDWERVYVPQRYLEFAQKSKAPEAYAYDYAIIVLKDKVGERLGWLGFSTVDAQVNAYSAVSISGYPGDKDRGTLWDVNCPMERRGSQWQFQCDSFHGMSGSALRVPKADNSGSIIVGVLDWGQEDKPGMENYNGGVAITSEVFAQLKNWLNDQADSTTAVLENNLPETVEIYVRNSCPEATKAKVAVRYLSAENQWIQSAQWVQVEAGETIKLARTFPGIEYYFFTAKADGGLLWKGDSLAYIQGRPEYMLKVDLGEDVFAKGIEVRDLTCKP; translated from the coding sequence ATGAGAATTTGTCGTGCCTTCATTGTGGTTTGTTTGCTGGCTATTTTGTGGCAAACGATTGCTATGGAGTCAGCTCTTGCTCAAGAACAAACGGCCTCTTTTGTAGGCAGTTTGGGGCGTTTCGCAAAGCCCGGTCAAAGACAGGCTCTTCCAGGGAAATTTCTTCGCAAACAAATTCAGGATTCAACGGGATTTCCCCTAAGAACAATCGGACATATAGAAACTTCGGGCAGAAAGCTCGGCAGCTGTACGGGAACCTTGGTAGGGGATCGTTATGTGCTGACGGCCGCTCATTGTGTTTATAATCTTGAAACGAAAATGTGGATCAATGATTTAAAGTTCATTCCCGGTCAGACGGGACAGAACATTATGACTTTTGATCCGGTAGATTGGGAGCGGGTCTATGTTCCTCAGAGATATTTAGAGTTCGCTCAAAAATCAAAAGCGCCAGAAGCTTACGCCTATGACTATGCGATTATCGTCTTGAAAGATAAGGTCGGTGAGCGTTTGGGGTGGCTGGGTTTTTCGACGGTGGATGCACAAGTAAATGCCTACTCGGCGGTGTCGATCTCGGGATATCCGGGGGATAAGGATCGCGGCACTCTCTGGGATGTGAACTGTCCTATGGAGCGTCGAGGTTCGCAGTGGCAATTTCAATGCGATTCGTTTCATGGGATGTCGGGCAGTGCCCTGCGCGTTCCCAAAGCTGACAATTCAGGAAGCATCATTGTTGGTGTTTTGGATTGGGGTCAGGAAGATAAACCAGGAATGGAAAATTACAATGGTGGCGTGGCCATCACATCTGAGGTTTTTGCACAGCTAAAAAACTGGCTCAATGATCAAGCGGATTCGACGACGGCAGTTTTGGAGAACAATCTCCCTGAAACAGTCGAGATCTATGTTCGCAACTCATGCCCGGAAGCGACGAAAGCCAAAGTGGCAGTTCGCTATTTATCAGCAGAGAATCAATGGATTCAGTCTGCTCAATGGGTGCAAGTTGAAGCCGGTGAAACTATTAAACTGGCGAGAACTTTCCCTGGGATCGAATACTACTTCTTTACCGCCAAGGCGGACGGTGGTTTGCTGTGGAAGGGGGACTCTTTGGCTTACATTCAAGGTCGCCCTGAATACATGTTGAAGGTCGATCTTGGCGAAGATGTTTTCGCAAAGGGCATCGAAGTTCGTGATCTGACTTGCAAACCCTAG
- the hflX gene encoding GTPase HflX — MTNQTQAKVQAHDRAIVIGVGLKSEPLTEIKENLLELEELVVAAGGEVVGSIIQVLPSWNPATLIGSGKVEEVAEMVRDSKANLIVMDHQLSGVQQRNLEQIVKARVIDRNQLILDIFAQRAQTFEGKLQVELAQLLDQMPRMVGAWLESLSRQGGGIGTRGPGETALENDRRRIRERVAIIKEKLEGVRKNRAQHRQSRRRHEIPSFALIGYTNSGKSSLLNKLTGAQVMAKNQVFATLDPTTRKIFLNDGPPAVVTDTVGFIRKLPTQLIEAFKATLEESAEADVLLHVVDLSSPNMERQVEVVEELIKEFNWADKKIIHVFNKSDIAPLERQFRVKQYPRVFVSALTGQGIEQLKRLMAQMVSEMQQDVQLYFPRAEEYKIFDLGREAQILRKESATEGTVCYTQMTPSLLNRWKEYLVK, encoded by the coding sequence TTGACTAATCAAACTCAAGCTAAGGTCCAAGCCCACGATAGAGCCATTGTCATTGGTGTCGGATTGAAGTCCGAACCTCTCACCGAAATCAAAGAAAACTTGTTGGAATTAGAAGAACTTGTCGTCGCCGCTGGCGGAGAAGTTGTTGGTTCTATTATTCAAGTTCTTCCTTCCTGGAATCCTGCCACCCTCATCGGATCCGGCAAGGTCGAAGAAGTTGCCGAGATGGTTCGCGATAGCAAAGCCAATTTAATCGTGATGGACCACCAACTTTCCGGAGTTCAGCAGCGTAACTTAGAACAGATTGTTAAGGCTCGAGTGATTGACCGCAATCAATTGATCTTGGATATCTTCGCGCAAAGAGCTCAAACATTTGAAGGAAAACTTCAAGTGGAGTTGGCCCAGCTTTTGGATCAAATGCCCCGCATGGTTGGCGCCTGGCTGGAATCACTTTCCCGCCAAGGTGGTGGTATCGGCACCCGCGGCCCTGGTGAGACGGCTCTTGAGAACGATCGTCGCCGCATCCGTGAGCGCGTGGCCATCATTAAAGAAAAACTTGAAGGTGTTCGTAAAAATCGCGCGCAACACAGACAATCCCGTCGTCGCCATGAAATCCCTTCCTTTGCTTTGATTGGTTATACCAACTCAGGGAAAAGCTCCCTGCTGAATAAACTCACTGGCGCCCAGGTGATGGCGAAGAATCAAGTCTTCGCCACCCTTGATCCAACGACCCGCAAAATCTTTTTGAATGACGGACCTCCGGCGGTTGTCACCGACACGGTTGGATTCATTCGCAAGCTACCAACTCAATTGATCGAGGCCTTTAAAGCAACACTTGAAGAATCTGCAGAAGCAGATGTCCTTTTGCATGTGGTGGATTTGTCTTCTCCAAATATGGAAAGACAGGTTGAAGTCGTTGAAGAACTTATTAAAGAGTTCAATTGGGCCGACAAAAAGATCATCCATGTCTTCAATAAAAGTGATATCGCACCTTTAGAACGACAATTTAGAGTGAAGCAATACCCACGCGTTTTCGTCAGCGCTCTGACCGGACAAGGTATTGAACAACTCAAACGTTTGATGGCTCAGATGGTTTCTGAAATGCAGCAGGATGTGCAGCTCTATTTCCCACGCGCTGAAGAATATAAAATCTTCGACCTGGGACGCGAGGCACAGATTCTACGCAAAGAATCCGCAACTGAAGGCACCGTTTGTTACACGCAAATGACTCCGTCGCTTTTAAATCGCTGGAAAGAATATTTGGTTAAATAG
- a CDS encoding HD-GYP domain-containing protein — MSENSGKTVDVIVGSSRKGFLETIKSILSGFYPYKLQFFSSVDELLDHNPEGFKPILAIIDGQDGTQKTNEWVQSAKMNNPDCPLIVLHSAEASLDFNVVKKNGASEVMHINFDREFITDMVLQLAPIEMDGDHIPITALMPVDLRDIEAGVNINFDVYVHLPANCKSIIMRRAGDVIDQRHVDKFKAMRQQMYIKKTQTKEFFEYARTIMSMRNIPLPISMTEKFHRSMKTIYDFMGQFLNGAATDYAEGKIIYDKCKSIVLDLELNKTMSPSEIYDEVCRYAGNNRTYYHDCICVAAYAAYFAQLLDWSPEKRESAAIAGLLHNIGLAQLPATIAVKPMAQMNAEELKEYQRYPDRSIVMVKSKKVPISQEISDAIGQHRETIRGKGFPKGLKSEDITDFGKLLGIAYQFHEMTALQEGKGAVTPVQALTNLKENALTGEAEVDLILSTQIFKRFKA; from the coding sequence ATGTCCGAGAACTCGGGAAAGACTGTTGATGTGATCGTAGGAAGCTCTCGCAAAGGCTTCCTTGAAACCATCAAGTCTATCCTGAGTGGATTCTACCCGTACAAGTTACAGTTTTTTTCTTCCGTCGACGAATTGCTCGACCACAATCCCGAAGGCTTTAAACCAATTCTGGCTATCATTGACGGTCAGGACGGAACTCAGAAAACCAATGAATGGGTGCAGTCTGCCAAGATGAATAATCCAGACTGCCCTTTGATTGTTTTGCACTCCGCTGAAGCTTCTTTGGACTTTAATGTTGTTAAAAAAAATGGCGCCTCTGAAGTGATGCATATCAACTTCGACCGCGAATTCATCACCGATATGGTCCTGCAACTTGCGCCCATCGAGATGGATGGGGATCACATTCCCATCACCGCTTTGATGCCCGTGGATTTGCGCGATATCGAAGCCGGGGTGAACATCAACTTTGATGTTTATGTTCATCTTCCTGCGAACTGCAAATCCATCATCATGCGCCGGGCTGGTGATGTTATTGACCAACGCCATGTTGATAAATTCAAAGCGATGCGCCAACAGATGTATATCAAAAAAACTCAGACGAAAGAGTTCTTTGAATACGCCCGCACCATCATGAGCATGCGTAACATCCCTCTCCCGATTTCCATGACAGAGAAGTTTCATCGTTCGATGAAAACAATCTATGACTTCATGGGACAGTTTTTAAATGGCGCCGCTACGGACTATGCTGAAGGGAAAATCATTTACGATAAGTGTAAATCGATCGTTCTTGATCTGGAACTCAACAAAACTATGAGTCCCTCTGAAATCTATGACGAAGTCTGTCGCTATGCAGGCAACAATCGCACCTACTATCACGACTGTATTTGTGTCGCAGCTTATGCTGCCTATTTTGCACAGCTTCTGGACTGGAGCCCCGAAAAGCGCGAATCCGCTGCTATCGCAGGCCTTCTCCACAACATTGGCTTGGCGCAACTCCCCGCCACCATCGCCGTCAAACCCATGGCACAAATGAATGCGGAAGAGTTGAAAGAATATCAGCGCTATCCCGATCGTTCGATCGTTATGGTGAAGAGCAAAAAAGTTCCCATTTCTCAAGAAATCTCGGATGCCATCGGGCAACACCGTGAAACCATCCGCGGCAAAGGTTTCCCAAAGGGCCTTAAAAGCGAAGACATTACCGATTTTGGAAAGCTTTTAGGAATTGCCTATCAATTCCATGAAATGACTGCCCTCCAAGAAGGCAAAGGTGCCGTTACGCCAGTTCAGGCCCTCACAAACCTCAAGGAAAATGCATTGACCGGCGAGGCCGAAGTGGATTTGATTCTAAGCACACAAATCTTCAAAAGATTTAAAGCCTGA
- a CDS encoding thiolase family protein: MKSPRDVVLVEGVRTPFAKAGTKLKKVHPADLGKVALKQLIAQTNLDVNLVDEVIIGNTGNPADAVNISRVVALNAGIPLKTSAYTVHRNCASALESISNGFEKIKSGTMDVVLAGGTESMSQMPTLQPKKFQEIYEKLFAAKGPKQALPLLWSLFKADVKQIKALLQGNMKDEYFPQIAVMLGLTDPFVGINMGQTAEILAKEWGLSREMQDKFALRSHLLAAKAMKEGRLKEEITPVYLAPEYKEVISEDIGPRESQTIEALTKLKPFFDKATGSITAGNSCPITDGAAMVLLMSREKAESLGYKPLATIRSYGFAGLEPERMGLGPAYSTPLALKRAGLSLKDIGLVELNEAFAAQVMACQKAMASDKFAQEKLGLASKVGEISDDILNVNGGAIAFGHPVGATGTRIVLTLAKEMKRRNTQFGLATLCIGGGQGGSMILENEG, encoded by the coding sequence ATGAAGTCACCACGCGATGTGGTTCTCGTTGAAGGAGTTCGCACTCCCTTCGCAAAAGCTGGAACAAAACTTAAAAAAGTACACCCCGCAGATTTGGGCAAAGTTGCTTTGAAGCAATTGATTGCGCAAACGAATTTAGATGTGAACCTAGTTGATGAAGTCATTATCGGCAACACGGGAAATCCTGCGGATGCCGTGAATATCTCACGTGTGGTCGCTTTGAATGCGGGCATTCCGTTGAAAACTTCGGCTTACACAGTTCATAGAAACTGTGCGTCTGCATTGGAATCCATTTCGAATGGTTTTGAAAAGATCAAATCGGGAACAATGGATGTTGTGCTTGCCGGTGGTACAGAGAGCATGTCGCAAATGCCGACTCTTCAGCCGAAAAAGTTCCAGGAAATTTACGAAAAACTTTTCGCAGCAAAAGGTCCAAAGCAAGCTTTGCCTCTGCTGTGGTCGCTCTTTAAAGCGGACGTGAAACAAATCAAAGCGCTGCTTCAGGGAAACATGAAGGATGAGTATTTCCCGCAGATCGCCGTTATGTTGGGACTGACAGATCCTTTTGTCGGTATTAACATGGGGCAAACAGCAGAGATCTTGGCTAAAGAATGGGGCTTGTCTCGTGAAATGCAGGATAAGTTTGCATTGCGTTCTCACTTGCTAGCTGCAAAGGCGATGAAAGAAGGTCGCTTAAAAGAAGAAATCACTCCGGTCTATCTGGCGCCGGAATACAAAGAAGTGATTTCAGAGGACATTGGTCCTCGTGAATCACAAACTATTGAAGCTTTGACGAAGTTGAAACCGTTCTTTGATAAAGCCACGGGCTCAATCACTGCCGGCAACTCGTGCCCGATCACGGATGGGGCCGCGATGGTGCTTTTGATGTCTCGTGAAAAAGCAGAGTCATTGGGTTACAAGCCACTAGCGACAATTCGTTCCTACGGTTTCGCGGGTCTTGAGCCAGAGCGCATGGGACTGGGTCCTGCGTACTCAACGCCGTTGGCATTGAAACGTGCGGGTCTTTCATTGAAGGATATCGGCCTTGTGGAATTGAATGAAGCCTTTGCGGCGCAAGTGATGGCCTGCCAAAAAGCTATGGCATCTGACAAATTTGCTCAAGAAAAACTGGGCCTCGCTTCCAAAGTGGGTGAGATCAGTGATGATATCTTGAATGTAAATGGTGGCGCGATTGCCTTTGGTCACCCAGTGGGTGCAACAGGCACTCGTATTGTTCTGACATTGGCTAAAGAAATGAAACGCAGAAACACTCAATTCGGCTTGGCGACACTTTGTATCGGTGGCGGTCAAGGTGGATCTATGATTTTGGAGAATGAAGGGTAG
- a CDS encoding acyl-CoA thioesterase, with product MAAPKNAKSVASSQVIMTQLVLPSHTNALGSVFGGTIMSWIDIAAAIAAQRHSNKEVVTASIDRLDFVAPVYKGWVVNLHASVNFTSRTSMEVGVRVDAENPKTGEMFHTASAYTTFVALGSNGKPADVPELILETEDDKRRFSEAKERRANRLRNRPRSNDSKT from the coding sequence ATGGCCGCTCCGAAGAATGCCAAGTCCGTTGCTTCCTCTCAAGTCATTATGACTCAACTCGTTTTGCCATCTCATACCAATGCTCTGGGCTCTGTTTTTGGTGGCACGATTATGTCGTGGATTGATATCGCGGCAGCAATCGCAGCACAAAGACATTCGAACAAAGAAGTTGTAACAGCCAGTATTGATCGTCTTGATTTCGTCGCTCCGGTTTATAAGGGCTGGGTGGTGAATCTTCATGCGAGCGTAAATTTCACTTCCAGAACCTCGATGGAAGTTGGAGTTCGTGTTGACGCTGAAAACCCAAAGACCGGAGAGATGTTCCATACGGCTTCAGCCTATACAACTTTTGTGGCTTTAGGCTCCAACGGAAAACCAGCAGACGTTCCTGAGTTAATTTTGGAAACAGAAGATGATAAACGTCGCTTCTCTGAAGCTAAAGAACGTCGTGCAAATCGCCTGCGTAACAGGCCCAGATCGAACGATTCTAAAACTTAA
- a CDS encoding NADP-dependent malic enzyme, with the protein MDKNTDIKNDIKTGATNNFDQEALEYHSRGKPGKIEVISSKPCVSEKDLSLAYSPGVAAPCKVIAKDASKVYDYTAKGNLVGVISNGTAVLGLGNIGPHASKPVMEGKGILFKQFSGIDVFDIEVAANDVDTFCNAVKVLEPTFGGINLEDIKAPECFEIEERLKKEMKIPVFHDDQHGTAIVSGAALLNAAAVTNRKMDQIRIVVNGAGASANSCAKIFISLGVRRENIIMCDSQGVIYKGRTAGMNKYKEYFASETEARTLIEALRGADVFVGLSVAGALTPEMLKDMAKDPIIFAMANPEPEITPDKARAARPDAIIATGRSDYPNQVNNVLGFPSIFRGALDTRATQINEEMKLAAVQALAKLAREDVPDRVSATYGGKSFKFGREYLIPKPFDTRVLMWVAPAVAKAAMDSGVAGRPIEDWDHYRESLEALQGPSKVFIRSAINRVHQNSQANGGQLPRIVFPEGTSSKVLKALATLVEEKICQPILLGYPDRVKEKIAALDIPSLKDVPIIHPAQYPKYFSYVEKLYTLRQRKGINMREAERLMADPNYFAAMMVTMGDADGVVNGASINYADAVKPILQTVGVYEGGVPAGLNIILLEDKFLILADTTVNFNPTAEQCAQIALQAANIVEYFGIEPKVAMLSYSNFSGSEGTPSKMKKAAELLKKLRPGIMADGDMQADTAVNPEIMERLFPFSDLKGGANVLIFPNLESANIAYKLIQQVGKVEVIGPFLSGVRRSSNVLQRTTTVDGIVNSVVFTALEAQYITEVLKSRAKK; encoded by the coding sequence TTGGACAAGAACACGGACATCAAGAACGACATCAAAACTGGCGCTACCAACAACTTCGACCAAGAGGCTCTTGAATACCATTCACGCGGCAAACCAGGAAAAATTGAAGTCATTTCTTCCAAGCCCTGCGTTTCTGAAAAAGATCTTTCTCTTGCTTACTCTCCGGGTGTTGCAGCTCCATGCAAAGTGATCGCTAAAGACGCCTCAAAAGTTTACGACTATACGGCAAAAGGAAACTTGGTCGGCGTTATCTCCAACGGAACTGCGGTTCTGGGCTTGGGCAACATCGGGCCTCACGCTTCCAAGCCGGTGATGGAAGGCAAAGGGATTCTTTTCAAACAATTCTCTGGCATTGACGTTTTCGACATCGAAGTCGCTGCGAATGACGTCGACACTTTCTGTAACGCGGTGAAAGTTTTGGAACCTACCTTTGGTGGTATCAATCTGGAAGATATCAAAGCTCCAGAGTGTTTTGAAATTGAAGAGCGTTTGAAAAAAGAAATGAAAATTCCGGTGTTCCATGATGATCAGCATGGAACAGCCATTGTTTCTGGCGCAGCTCTTTTGAATGCAGCGGCTGTTACCAATCGCAAAATGGATCAGATCCGCATCGTCGTTAACGGCGCCGGAGCTTCTGCAAATTCTTGCGCGAAGATTTTCATTTCACTGGGTGTTCGTCGCGAAAATATCATCATGTGCGATTCTCAAGGCGTGATCTACAAAGGTCGTACTGCGGGAATGAATAAGTACAAAGAGTACTTCGCCTCTGAAACTGAAGCGCGCACTCTCATCGAAGCACTTCGCGGTGCTGACGTTTTTGTGGGTCTTTCTGTAGCCGGCGCCCTCACTCCGGAAATGCTAAAAGATATGGCGAAAGATCCTATTATTTTTGCCATGGCAAATCCTGAACCAGAAATCACTCCAGACAAAGCCCGCGCAGCTCGTCCGGATGCGATTATTGCCACCGGCCGTTCTGACTATCCGAACCAAGTAAACAATGTGCTTGGATTCCCTTCGATCTTCCGCGGCGCCCTGGATACTCGCGCCACACAGATCAACGAAGAAATGAAACTCGCGGCTGTTCAAGCCTTGGCAAAATTGGCTCGTGAAGACGTTCCCGACAGAGTCTCTGCAACTTATGGCGGCAAGAGCTTTAAGTTTGGTCGCGAATATTTGATTCCAAAACCATTCGATACCCGCGTTTTGATGTGGGTGGCTCCGGCTGTTGCAAAAGCAGCAATGGATTCTGGTGTTGCAGGTCGTCCAATTGAAGACTGGGATCACTACCGCGAATCTTTGGAAGCACTTCAAGGCCCTTCAAAAGTATTCATCCGTTCAGCGATCAACCGCGTTCACCAAAACTCACAAGCCAATGGCGGTCAACTTCCACGCATCGTGTTCCCTGAGGGAACCAGCTCAAAAGTATTGAAAGCTTTGGCGACTTTGGTGGAAGAAAAGATCTGCCAGCCTATTTTGCTGGGTTACCCAGATCGCGTAAAAGAAAAAATTGCGGCACTTGATATTCCTTCATTGAAAGATGTGCCGATCATCCACCCTGCTCAGTATCCAAAATATTTCAGCTATGTGGAAAAACTCTACACTCTTCGTCAACGCAAAGGCATCAATATGCGTGAGGCGGAACGCCTTATGGCGGATCCTAATTACTTTGCAGCGATGATGGTCACCATGGGGGATGCCGACGGCGTGGTCAACGGAGCTTCCATCAATTATGCAGACGCCGTGAAACCTATTTTGCAAACTGTGGGCGTCTATGAAGGCGGCGTACCTGCGGGCTTGAACATTATTCTTCTTGAAGACAAGTTCTTGATCCTTGCGGACACCACGGTGAATTTCAACCCTACAGCAGAACAGTGCGCACAAATTGCTTTGCAAGCGGCTAACATCGTTGAGTACTTCGGCATTGAACCTAAAGTAGCCATGCTCAGTTACTCCAACTTTAGCGGTAGCGAAGGCACGCCATCCAAAATGAAGAAAGCGGCTGAGTTGCTGAAAAAACTACGCCCTGGAATCATGGCCGATGGTGATATGCAGGCGGACACAGCAGTGAACCCAGAAATCATGGAAAGACTCTTCCCGTTCTCTGACCTTAAAGGCGGAGCCAACGTACTGATCTTCCCTAATTTGGAATCTGCCAATATCGCCTACAAGCTGATCCAACAAGTTGGAAAAGTGGAAGTGATTGGACCATTCCTTTCCGGAGTTAGAAGATCATCAAATGTTCTGCAAAGAACAACAACTGTGGATGGCATCGTGAACTCGGTTGTCTTCACAGCCCTGGAAGCACAGTACATCACTGAGGTTTTGAAATCTCGCGCTAAAAAATAG
- a CDS encoding RDD family protein, which produces MEDVYVPSTWKRLFAFGIDQIFILLFYFPFAKTFVQLFFTDEDVYVSLGKLLVMFLVPALYEFVFLMILQATPGKWLLGLKVVPAHNAYAELQSAQCILRPLVSRLSFFFAWAIYAFAFFKYDRTHVADWVAETRVIQFTPRPRRPQIRWILGVFLVLSYVYEGVVYSSSVLGQIDWASKRVELRSLLNVTEMVDVAEDGED; this is translated from the coding sequence ATGGAAGATGTCTACGTACCCAGTACCTGGAAAAGACTTTTTGCCTTTGGGATAGATCAAATATTCATTTTGTTGTTCTATTTTCCATTCGCAAAAACTTTCGTGCAGCTGTTTTTCACCGATGAAGATGTGTATGTCTCTTTGGGGAAGCTTCTGGTGATGTTCCTGGTTCCTGCTTTGTATGAGTTTGTTTTCTTGATGATTCTTCAGGCAACTCCGGGAAAGTGGTTGTTGGGATTGAAGGTCGTTCCTGCGCATAATGCCTATGCTGAATTGCAGAGTGCTCAGTGCATCTTGCGGCCCTTGGTGAGCCGCTTGAGCTTCTTTTTTGCCTGGGCGATCTATGCCTTCGCTTTTTTCAAATATGATCGCACCCATGTTGCTGACTGGGTGGCGGAAACCAGAGTCATTCAGTTCACGCCTCGGCCAAGACGCCCGCAGATTCGCTGGATCTTAGGAGTCTTTTTGGTTCTATCTTATGTTTATGAGGGGGTTGTCTACTCCTCGTCGGTATTAGGCCAAATTGATTGGGCGAGCAAGCGTGTGGAGCTTCGTTCATTGTTGAATGTCACTGAAATGGTCGATGTCGCTGAAGATGGTGAAGATTGA